GGGCGGCCCCGGGAAGGCAGGGGACACCTGCTCTGAGCTTGACTTTTGGAAAGGCACACATCaaaatgtgtatgtgtatatatatatatattttttatatatatatttatatttatatatataaaatggggcagggctgctgggcggggcagggaggcaggcaggagggggagagCTGCAGAAATTGCTACCTGCAGCCACACGTCTCCACGACCATGTCCTCGTACTGTTTGTAAACCACATTGTTCCCGGAGTCTATGTAGAGGATGCTGATGGGGCTGAGCTTGGAGGGCAcgcagcagctggggggggtggaCTCCGGGTCCATGGAGTTCATCAGGGTCTGGATGATGGCATGGTTGGTGGGCTCCAGGTGAGAGCGCAGGGGGAAGTCGCAGACCCCCTCGCAGTGATACGCCTCGTAATCCAGGGGGGCGATTATCCAGTcgtcccagcccagctccttgaAGTTCACGTGCAGGGGCTTCCTGCTGCAGCGGGTCTTCGCCTTCTTCCCGTGGCCTCTGCCCCCAGACCGGGCGGCGATGGTGGTCCGTCTCTTCCTCCGCTTGGGGTACACCTCCTGGCCTGGATCGGGGGGCCCCAGGAAGGGGGGGCTGCCCAGAGCCTTGATCTTATCCCGGATCTCCTTGAAGAGGTTCTCCTTCCTCTGAGTGCGGGAGAAGGCCACGAGCAGGGCTTGCTCGTGGGGCTGCGGCCGGGGCTTGCTGAATCCCAGCTGCCGGGGGGGCAGGAGCCGTCCTGACTGATCCGAGACGATCCTCAGCAGGAAGCACAGCAGCTTGCTGGAGGGAGATCTCTCCCTCCAATCCCGCAgggcttcccagacatcaaaCACCTCCCATCTGGAGGAACCCGCGTCTAAAATGTCTGCAGCCCTGGAGTCCAGCAGCTGGGGCTCCTCACCCTCCTGGCTTGGGCaggtggagaggaggaggtggtggaagGTGCCTTCGGGGGACAGGGCCAAGCTCTGGTTTTCTGGGAGGGAGCGTAGGACCCGCAGCTCTGCGCCTGTCACCTCCTCCGTCTCGGGCAGGCTGGAGATGTCGAAGAGGTACCGCTGCTCGGGGGCGGACAGGGAGGCATCTGGAagagataaaacaaaaaaataaaaaaaacaacaaaaaaggaaaattaaaaaataaaaactcagtAAGCTGAAGCCAAGCTCTCATTACGGAGGCACAAGGGACACAGAGCTAACAGGGCAGATCATCGCCTTGCAGCAAGGCACGCAGAGCATCCCAGCAGGGACACAGCCTGTGTGCCCTGTGGCCTGGAGCATCACCCTGGCTggagacatggaaaaaaaatggggaggagaaggcgGGGAGACAGGGAGGAATCTCTCCAAGCAAGTGCATTCTCATCAGCACTCTTCCCTGCGTCCCAAGGTgacttctctgcctcctcctgggTGTTTCAGTGCCCCAACTGCATCACTATCCTGCATCATTGTTTTGGCATGGAAAGCCCCATCTGAACCATCCCCAAGCAGCAGGTTATCACCGATTttttccacccccccccagtaaaatgctgtgaaaaatcTTATCTTCCCTTGCAGGCACACCGATCAGGGATGCAGATGCTATGCCAGAGGGCGTCTGATAGAGGCACTTCCAGAAGCTGAAAGTGAGCCCAGATTGAATTTGTCACTATTTTGGTGGATCTAAAGCCCAAACACAGACTCGCGCAGTTTCTGGCAGTGATTAAATATACtcaatatgaattaaaaaaaaaaacgacaccaaaaaaaacaaacaaaggagGTGGGGTTGGGGAGAAGAGATGAATGAGTTCTGGgagggttgttttttattttcctgtcctCTAACAAGAAACCTGAGCTGGGCACGCTGCAAACATTGCTGCTGTGCCCGAATCCCCTGACCCACTGCTGGCAGACCCCTGCCCGACACCTCCACACCGCAGCCCTCTCCCGCGGGCAGCGCCGCCGGGCTGCAGCCCGCACTGCCCGCCAGGTGGGCAAGATTTTTCTCCCTGTcatttgctattattattattaatattaaaattattattattattaatattaatattatttcaaaagcagatcTGTGAGGAGCAGATAAGGAGATCCCTTTGAACAGTTCATCTGCTTTCGTTTTGTGCTGAAACTTCCCAGGACCTGTGCAGTTTTCCCCCGGCTCTCCCAAGCCGGGCACTGCCCACTCTCCCATCGGAGCATCCTCCCCCCGTCCCGTCTCGCTCCCCCGACGTTTCCCCACCAGCTTTCAGCAAAAATCTCCCTGCAAAAGCTGCCGGCAGGATACGGCTCCTGCTGGGTTTGgggatggggcttggggacggggtttggggggctgcggggggctcCGCACCACCAGCCGCCGCTTTCCCACCCCGGGGCAGCCGGCGACaggcacggcgggggggggggggaagagcaggGGCTGCTTTTCAGTTTGTCTCTTCATTTATTCGATCGggattctatttttttttcccccagccgAGCTAACTTCGCCAGCAGGTCccaatgtatatatatatgcacgcatatataaaaatatatcgTTAAGTGCGTATATGTGTTTATTTGATTATTATCATTAGATCCGTGGGCATGAAGGGgccaaaggaggaggaagagggagaaggggacCGCGATGCCGAGCTCAGCCGGCTCCGGAGCACCGCGGCAGCGCGGGGCTGAGCCGCCCCTCACGGGGCACCgcgacgggacgggacggggagGGAGCGCGGCCGCGCTCCctccccgtcccgtcccgtcgcGGTGCCCCACGGAGTTTTTCGGGTGCAAAGGCTCTGGCGGGGCTTCTCCCTCCCGgtcccagggatgctgctcgGAGAAGCTGTCCCCATACTGCGCCGGGCAGCGCATCAGGTGGCGGGGGATCCCGAGAGCTGCCCGCACCCCTGCCCGCCCTGTCTCGGCTGGGCTGTAACTTGCACCCCATTTCCAACAGCATCTCCAGCCCCCAAAGCCACCCTCGACCCCGACTGCATGTGCAAACCCCATCACCATCCCCGACCCCACGCTCATGCAGAGACCCATACTTATCTCCATCGGCAACACTTTTCTCCAGCTCCTTTGCTATCCCCATCGCAAGTCCAACCCTATGCCCACACACAGCCCCATTCCCACCCCGTCCTCATCCCCATTCCCATGCTCAAACTCATGCACAGCCTCATCCCCGTTAAACTGCTGCACAAGCTCCAGCTCCGACTGCTACCCATCACCACTCCACACAACCACCCGTGCTCAAACCAATGCACAACCCCATTCCCC
The DNA window shown above is from Grus americana isolate bGruAme1 chromosome 3, bGruAme1.mat, whole genome shotgun sequence and carries:
- the GDF7 gene encoding growth/differentiation factor 7; this encodes MRLRAAAAALCLCLLGACRLRRGLEAAAVRGPSAAAPQRPSAAAPSSASSSSSAAASPFSSPPRRDGALRNGTVVPHHYMVALYQRLAARRAPGRRADTVTGFAERERSDASLSAPEQRYLFDISSLPETEEVTGAELRVLRSLPENQSLALSPEGTFHHLLLSTCPSQEGEEPQLLDSRAADILDAGSSRWEVFDVWEALRDWRERSPSSKLLCFLLRIVSDQSGRLLPPRQLGFSKPRPQPHEQALLVAFSRTQRKENLFKEIRDKIKALGSPPFLGPPDPGQEVYPKRRKRRTTIAARSGGRGHGKKAKTRCSRKPLHVNFKELGWDDWIIAPLDYEAYHCEGVCDFPLRSHLEPTNHAIIQTLMNSMDPESTPPSCCVPSKLSPISILYIDSGNNVVYKQYEDMVVETCGCR